The sequence tagctagctatcaatcAGAACCCTAATTATCTATTTATCTAGCTGCCTGGTGATAGATTGGAaatctgattaaaataattagcTATCTTTAATAGACAGCTTGCTAACCTTAGCATGTAAACTTACTGAACAGCACTATTGCTTGCAAACAATACTTTCAAAGAATGCAACAGgtgttaaattacatttacttttattcatttggcagatgcttttatccaaagcaacttacaagtgaggtaaaatacaacacaagcgaaaaaccatccaaagtcaacaatattagaagtactgcatgacaaagttccaaagattggccaggcgaggtacaaactagctggtaaagctaacgagtgcattcgtctttggaaaaaaaatgtaaacacctCACAGATCAGTATGtacatgaaaaacagacagtctAAAGTCATTTCAACAATATGCAAACGAGGACAGTGGAAAGTAATGAAAGTCAGACAGTGAAAGTCAGACAGTGCGAAGCAACAGAAATGCACTTGAGTACACTCAAAATTAGATTTAGAAATaggagttttatttttaatttttacatgtgtgaTTAACGCCAAAGCagtatgttttttccctgtgcgttttttttttttgctttttcattttcgGTTTATCACAAACCTGTCatacagtgaacacacacacacacacacacgttcttgGGGACCACACTGAACACTTTCTCCCTTAATTTCTCCAATGTACTGTTCTGGGATGTAAAACGAGTAAATTAAGTGGTTGTACTGATGCAAGGTGCATACCGTGCTGTACTAGTTCCCAGTTGGTCACTTCAACCGCGTCATCAAGAATTGTACGTTTGCTGTCGTCTAACGTTGcatattgttgtacaatatgaTTGTTTTGTTCAAATATAGCCGTACAAATTTCTTTGTttagttttaacatttttttaagtttagtTTTAGCATTTGTTCGGTTTTAACATTACTGCTATGAATGGCATCtcatacacattttaatactTGAAAGTGCAGTTCATTCAATGCTGTCGTATTATATTCCAGTTCTGTATTTGGCTATTTCTCAATCAGATACATGTATTATGTgttatataataaatgtattaaccTTTTCTCACACATAGTCTATAGCGAAAACATCCCTGACCATGTTCGCTTTTGTTCGAATAATtcaataaaactgacaaaactaACGACGTCATCTCTTCGCCCACTGCTTTGACTGTTGTTTTTCTAAACGCGTTCTCGGCGAGTGCGCGGTATTTGACCCTGCTGGGCCaccgtgtgtttgtgtttgatggaGACGAAAATGGCGGATGAACTAGATAGAGTGCGGATTTCAGCTGCGGAGCTGCGAGCTGGAGCGTCGAACTTGGCCAACCACGAAGAGAGCCTGAGAGGTGAGAGTCCACCGGAGCATCTCTGGAGCACCCAAAAGGCGACAAAAGACAGGGTCACTCAAATAAGCTACACGAGTACGCACAAACTCCAAAGCCAAAGATGGGGGGTCCCCCGCGCTTGTTTTTGAACCCCCTCGAACAGTCTCCTCGTCCCCTCCTCTCCGCAACATGACAGCATGCTTGCACCCTCTGCTTCTggttcaccctctctctctaattACACCGTCCTCACACCCCACTTACGAACGTGTCCCCGGTTTGTCTGTCAAGTTCTCTGACAGGCCGAAACGGACAAGGCGGCAATTTCGTGTTTTTAAACGATAGCAACCTGGGTAGTTAGCGAACATAAACGGTTAGCTAGCCAGTCCTTTTGGAGGATGCTAGTTCTGGACTAGCTACCTCGCTACCAAGTGTATTAGCCTGCTAGCTCACCCGCTTGCTGGCTAAAGTTGTCTGTTTAACTATTCTAGCAAGCCAGTATCGTGTCTACCGTTAGTTAGCATGATAACGAAACTATATAGCGAGCTAGGTAGAGAGCGCTTGTTTCATATTTGCTGTcaagttgctagctagctgcattaCCCGCGgaagtagctaacgttagcttgctcGGTCTCATGGTCGACTAGGTGGCTATGAACTGTTTGCATAGAAATCAACAAGTCAGTGTGTGGTTAACAGGCAAGCTAACGGTATATTTTGGCCACTTGGATTCCTCGTGTGTATGATTTTTACTTAAAACACAGTAGTTAGCTGGCTGGTTAGAAAATGTAATTAGTTTGAAAGATTTTCCGCAAAATagaattatttttacataaaatccCGTTAGCGTTCAAAACGCTAATTCACGTGTACTCACGCGTAGAAAGGCGAAGTTCTTTGTAAGTCGAGCGAATACCTGTAGAAATAAGTGTCTCATGAAAACTGTTTATATCACAATGAAGCCAAGTTACACCGAGCAATGTGGGCTACATCCCctcagctaacgttagcactTTTCCATAACAGTACTTGTATAGCCAACTTTAACCAGGTTGTTTAATGAAATCCCGCAGTGTCCTGCCTTTACGATCTGGAAGGACTGTGGTTTCCCACactgtgtgtccgtgtgtcaCATGCGCGAAAGTGTCAGCAGAAGTCAGACTCAGACTTCAAGCTGGCTGAGAAAGCCGATTCAGCTCTGCTGGGTTGCGGGAGACACTTTATATAAAGTCAGTTCGTATGCAGTTTGTATTAGAACAGTCCATACCAATGATTTGCACTGTGTCCATGTTTGAAGCGGGAATTTTTGTGTTGTAAGGAAAGTGAAGCGTCTTTTTGTCGTAACAATCTAAtgatatatataaataagtgTCAGTTACCCACATGAACAGTAGATGCGGCCGGTGCAATAGTATTTTTAAAGCAGTGCTACAGTTAGCCTAATGATTTGTACATTAAAAAGAGGCAAAAGACTCCTAACTCTCATCCTAAAACGTCCATGCTTTTACAGTTGGCGAACTAGCTTCAAGTTGTAGGCTTTATAACGCATAGTTCTATAAGTTCACATCACAGTTTCACCAAGTTCAGTCTTTATTATCATTTGTGTGGTAGCACCTTTTGGATTTCACTTTATACGTGAAAGCATCGCTCTGTTCTTGTAGGAAATAGAGCATTTTTCTTGCTTCTCTAGTTTTGTAGTAAACACTTTGTTTGCTTCATAATAAcgtgtgcatttttaaagacCGCTAACAAAGTAGGCTACTTTGATAAATTGAGGCAGGGTTCGTGACTTTTGGTGCCTGAGTGTGACTCCGTTCAGATGCCATGCCTGTGTGCCAGTTGAGGATGAGTCAGAGGTGGGTAAAAGTGTAAGGCACAGAAAGAGGCCCTGTATATTTCATCTCTTTTCCCATTTGCTTGCAGTACAAAATGTGAGGTAGAACAAATATCATTAGAAAGTggaagttttaaaatatttggagCCCTCAGCTGGATGTCTTGTACCTTGAAACACAGTTTTGATTTCTGTGACAGAACGTCTCTTCAGTTTACACTGTGAATTATGCTCGAACGGCACTGTTGCTCTGTGAGTGAATCGAAGGTGTACACCCCTAAGACTGGCCCTcattaaaattttgttgatACAGTAATAGTAAGATGGCAGTACTTCATAATGGTCCCAGTACCCAAAGGATATTGCTACCAGTGTTGATAGCCATATGTACCAAATAAGTAGCAAACCTGATCTGTGAGCCATTTTATTGTATGCATTATCTTTAGTGTTCTTATCTGTACCAAAGATAGTGATGGCAATCTTTTTACATTCTGTTAGATGTATTTAGAAGTTCTTATCTGTGACGTACAATGAGTTtacataaaaagacaaacatagGTTATGTATTATAAGATAAATTATATACAAAAAGCATACCCGAAATAACCCTGGTGTTCCTCACATTTTGTGGATAAAATAGCTTGATAAAACTGATCAGCATTTATGGGTGTGAGGGTTGTACTACTATTATGGTCTCATATTTCTATACAAATCAGTTGGGCCAAACCTTTAAAAAGAATTAATGCGGCAAATGAATATATGTCTTCTTTTATTGACTGTTGCCAGTAGTTGTTAAGCAGTCTCGTCATTTGGGATAAACTTTCAGCTATgttaatgatattttttctATTATCCAAAACATCACCCAGCATTGCAGATGCTGCAGTCATATAGAGTGCCTTTCGTAGAATATTCATTGGAATCGTTTAGCTATAAACACATCCTTTATTTAGTAAGTGATGATGTAAAAGTTAAAAGTGTGATGGTAAAATTTAAAGGGGGAaatgatattaatttattttcaaagggTAATTCACAGATGCCATCAAGCCCATTAGCGTTTTCGCATCTGTCCAGGTAATACTGCAGAATGCTGTTTTGTTgatcagaaaatatttaaaacatgatgttttaaaaaggtgtgaCGCCAACATAATTACATATCAGTGTTGAATAGTTGGAATAATAAGTCCCCACATAGGCATCATTAGTGTGGGGTGACAGACATGCTAAGGTGCTTAGAGGGCAGTAAAAGTGGAAAGAGGAAGAATTAGAGTTACATTACAGAACATCTTTCCTCCAGTGGCTGAATTCTGTGCATTGGTCCAGTCTTATACTTACTCTGTGATGTGTCAGATATAGCCCTCCCCCCctttatgctgtgtttttgtttgcatctTCATGATTTAAATAATGAAGGCTTACTTCGGTCCACTTTGCCTCGTGATTGTTGTGATTCTGTTTTGGAGCTGGGCTGCGACAGGCAAATTGAATGACGTAAGAAGTTCAATTAACGGAGAGAAACTGGTTGCAGCAACAGCTAGACTTTGATGACACATAGGATTTAGTGCTGCTTTCTCGGTAAGAGACATTAGTGTGTTTAATAGCTGTAATTAACATGTTTTGACTTCATAGTTTATAACAGTGATATATAACTGTGATTCAGTCAGGTGAATTTTGTCTTAAAATTAAATGACGCTATCTATAGAAGGTGCATGGCGTAATTTCAGTAGACCCAGTACCAGGACGCACCCCTGTAGaccacttgtctttttgtcctTTTATCCTAGTGAAGTTTAACAAATGCAAGTTATAGTCAGTGTATTTAGATGGGAAAGCAGGTGTTGGTGATGGGTACTGCAAATTCCTTCCATGTGTCCCATTTGCCTGTGCCTTCTCCATCACTGCCTTTTCGTGTCCCCCATCCAGACTCGCGAGAGGAGAGGCGAGGCCCGCGTCAGCGCGAGGGGAAGCGGCCGGACCTGCAGCGCTACCAGCCCGTCCTGGGGCCGGGACACAGGCGCAGAGACAccgcagagggagaggggcccGCGGGCTCCAGACAAACCCAGGGCCTCGGGGAGCCGGAGAGGATGGAGAAGGCAGAGGACTTCACGCCGGCGACGGACCACGAGACCGCCGCGGACACGAAGGCGTGTCAGGGGAGCGCGGAGAGGCCGGATAAAGATGCTGACTGCGCCGGCGCCGACCAGGGCGGCCCGCACACCATCGGTTCCCAGGACTTCGGCGCGGAGCCCGGCGGTCGATCAGATTCGCTTCACCACGCTCGGGCAGATTCTGCAGGCCCCGACAGCCAGCAGCAGGACTGTCCGAATCCTGCCGCGGAACCCAGCGCTACCAACGCTTGCGCGTCCCGGTCTCCCAGGCCGGCACGGAAGGTTCGTAAGCCTGACCGGGAGATATATCAGCCGGGAGGGAGGAggtgtcagcagcagcagcatggcgCCAAGGACACCGGCTCAAGCAAAGAGCCAGAGAGAGCCgccagagaggagcagaggagggacTGCCGTCCGGGCAAGGACGCCGGAGAGAGTGAGGAGCGAGGAGGGGGGAAAcggagagaggacagagagaagggtgaGGAGGGCAAGGAGACGGCCAGGAAGCAGGAGCACAAAGCCGCCTCTGCCGAGCAGgggaaagggaagagagaagcTGGAGGCGCTTCCACTGCAGCTGACGCTGGTGGTGGCGCAGCAGTGGAAAACCTCACAGGCAGGGTGGAGAGGCTGAGCGTCAGCGTTTCCTCAGGGGCGGAggtggaggggaagagaggagggggcgaGGAGGCCGtcgggaggaggaggaaagcgGGGAACGAGGGAAAGAGAAACCGAGCCGGAGGAGGGGGGCCGCGTGGGGGAGACGAAAACGTGGAGAAGAAGAGCGAGAAGAAAGGGAAGGGAAATCGGAAGAATagaggaggggagaaggaggCAGACTGGGAGCCAAAgaagagagggggtgagaggggcagGGTTGTGGGCGACAGAGAGGTGGATGAGCAGGAGGatgagagggggggagagagggacaaagagagagagagggacacggGAGGGTttagagacagggagagggagcgagacaCACCAAAGGACACGCAGAGGGATAGAAACAGGGAAGGGGAGGTGGATAAAGCGAAAGAaagggacggagggagagggacggTCAGGGAGGCGGAGGCAgcagagcagggacaggaggGAGGCGGCAGGCTGCAGCACGGAAGCTCCGGTAAAACAGCCCTCGCGTCGAAGCGCTACTCCAAGTCCGACAAACGCCGGCCCCGTACCTACAGCACCAGCTCGGCCAGCAGCGGGACGAGCATGGAAGGCCCGGGGGAGGCGGGGAGGAACAGAGGCCCCTTGGGACTGGGGAAAGCGAGGGGCCGAGGGAACGGGGGGGTGTCGCGGCCCGCGTCCGCGGGGAAGGACCGGGAggactgggggagggggcaacagctgcagcagaagaaGAAATCGACCCGAGATTTCTCCTCCACCGACTCTCTGGAGGAGAGCGAGAccggcagagagggggagacgcggaggctgaggcagagggagaggaacagggaggACGACTGGAGCCCCGACAGGAGGGCGGGGGAGGGCCAGACCTccagaggaggagctggcggGAGGAGCGTGGGCGGGATCCTGAGGGTGTCCTTCGACAAGCCCTCGGGCGCCGGGGAGGACCTgcagaggaggcaggaggcGGGGCCCCGTGGGCGAGGGAGGGGCATCCTCGTTCTCCCCACCCATACTGACATCACGGTGTCCCCAGAGCCGGGACCCAGGCTGCTGATTGGAGGGAGAGGCGGGGCCGGCCAGGGCAGGGGCAGAGGAGGCCGGGGAGGAGCCATCAGGAGACTTTGGGACCCCAACAATCCTGATCAGAAACCGGCTTTGACCCGAGGCCAGCAGTACCAGCAGCCCCtacacctgcagcagcaggggggTTACGGTCAGCTGCACTTCCTGGATACTGACGACGAAGCTGCAGGGAGTCCCCCAGTCCGCCAGGGGGAGCCCTTCCAAAGCTTCCCCACCTCCCAGCAGGCTGCTGCTATGAATGCGGCAGCCATGGCCTACTACAAGTTCCAAAATTCTGACAATCCATACTGCTACCCAATGCCGCCCAACGCCCCCGCCCGCTACCCGTACCCCTACCACATTCCCTACCAAATGCCCGGCGCCAACGGCGTCTACCCCACCACGCCCTCCTTTTACGCGGGGTACGGCCAGCCGCCGGGTGCACAGGGCTACTCCCCGGCGGGGACCCAGCTGACCCCTGAGGAGGCGGAGCTTCAGGCCAGGGGCGAGCTGGGAAAGCTCCTCCGCGTGGCGGATAATCAGGAGCTGCAGCTCAGCAACCTGCTGTCCCGGGACAGGCTGAGTCCCGAGGGCCTGGACAGGATGGCCCAGCTCAGGTGGGAcggcacacagagacagctctgaCTGACACCTTCACTGCTGCCTCACACTGTCCACAACACTCACAGGCACAGGAATTTTACAGATGGAAGTGACACGTAAATCCATTTCCATGACAAATCTGTCTTGTGCCACTTCATATTTCTCTCCCTAACTGAGTTCGATGAATTTAATaaccttttttcttctctgcatttaaccctttcgcacgtaagTCCTAAAGTATTTCCAGCTGCTCCCCAGcgttttatgctgtgtagcgcaCGTGTTATGTTACgtggttcattatgttttcattagcattaatacgtttctcatagttttcactgccacatttgctgtattttctaatgctaaatcactgtttcctcaaagctaacgtcAGCTAGAATTTTTCTGATTCGGGAGTCAGAACTGTGTTATGCTACTTATG comes from Megalops cyprinoides isolate fMegCyp1 chromosome 3, fMegCyp1.pri, whole genome shotgun sequence and encodes:
- the LOC118774568 gene encoding hornerin-like, whose product is MADELDRVRISAAELRAGASNLANHEESLRDSREERRGPRQREGKRPDLQRYQPVLGPGHRRRDTAEGEGPAGSRQTQGLGEPERMEKAEDFTPATDHETAADTKACQGSAERPDKDADCAGADQGGPHTIGSQDFGAEPGGRSDSLHHARADSAGPDSQQQDCPNPAAEPSATNACASRSPRPARKVRKPDREIYQPGGRRCQQQQHGAKDTGSSKEPERAAREEQRRDCRPGKDAGESEERGGGKRREDREKGEEGKETARKQEHKAASAEQGKGKREAGGASTAADAGGGAAVENLTGRVERLSVSVSSGAEVEGKRGGGEEAVGRRRKAGNEGKRNRAGGGGPRGGDENVEKKSEKKGKGNRKNRGGEKEADWEPKKRGGERGRVVGDREVDEQEDERGGERDKERERDTGGFRDRERERDTPKDTQRDRNREGEVDKAKERDGGRGTVREAEAAEQGQEGGGRLQHGSSGKTALASKRYSKSDKRRPRTYSTSSASSGTSMEGPGEAGRNRGPLGLGKARGRGNGGVSRPASAGKDREDWGRGQQLQQKKKSTRDFSSTDSLEESETGREGETRRLRQRERNREDDWSPDRRAGEGQTSRGGAGGRSVGGILRVSFDKPSGAGEDLQRRQEAGPRGRGRGILVLPTHTDITVSPEPGPRLLIGGRGGAGQGRGRGGRGGAIRRLWDPNNPDQKPALTRGQQYQQPLHLQQQGGYGQLHFLDTDDEAAGSPPVRQGEPFQSFPTSQQAAAMNAAAMAYYKFQNSDNPYCYPMPPNAPARYPYPYHIPYQMPGANGVYPTTPSFYAGYGQPPGAQGYSPAGTQLTPEEAELQARG